The genomic interval TCGTCGGCTCCGCGTTGGCCGTAGAGGCCGCCGAGCATGCGGCCCATGCGATCCTGCATCTCGGACAGTTCACGGAACGGGTCGAATCGAACGATAGCCATGGTCATTCTCCTGTTGCTACATGCTGTCGACAACTTCGCCCTCTCTGACGTCGGCGCCGACAGCGTCCGACCGGGGTTGCTGATGGAGGTTCTGGGCCATCGAATGCGAGGCGTGCTGCAACTGATCGGTGGCACGCGTGATCCGCGGCACATCCTCGCTCGATACGGCCTGCCTGACCTCGTTGATGGCGCTCTCAATCCGCTGCAGGTCCGAAGCGGACAGACGCGCGCGGTTCTCGTTCACCGTCTTCTCCGCCTGGTACGCCAGCGCGTCCGCCTGGTTGCGCGCGTCGATCAGCTCGCGCCGCTTCGTATCCTCGTCGGCGTGCGCCGTTGCGTCGCGGACCAGCCGATCGACCTCGTCCTTGCTCAGGCCGCTCGATGAGGTGATTTGGATCCGCTGCTCCGTGCCGGTCGCCTGGTCCTTCGCCGACACCGACACGATGCCGTTGGCGTCGATGTCGAACGCCACCTCGATCTGCGGGATGCCGCGAGGCGCGGGTGGAAGCCCGGCGAGCTGGAACCGGCCGAGCGTGCGGTTGTCACGGGCCAACGGGCGCTCACCCTGCAGCACGTGGATGTCGACGTTCGCCTGGTTGTCCGTCGCTGTCGAGAACAACTCGCTCTTCCGCGTCGGAATCGTGGTGTTCCGCGGAATGAGCGTGGTCATGACGCCGCCCAGCGTCTCGACGCCGAGCGAGAGCGGCGTGACGTCGAGCAGCACGACATCCTTCACCTCACCCGCGAGGACGCCGCCCTGGATCGCCGCCCCCACCGCCACAACCTCGTCCGGGTTCACGCCCTTGTGCGGCTCCTTGCCGAACCGCTCGCGCACGACCTGCTGGACGCGAGGAATGCGGGTGGACCCACCCACGAGGACGACTTCGTCGACCTTCGAGGCGTCGAGCCCCGCGTCGGCCAGCGCTTGCGTGACCGGCCCGAGCGTCCGCTGAACCAGGTCTTCGATCAACTGCTCGAACTTCGCCCGCGTCAGCTTCATGGCGAGGTGC from Vicinamibacterales bacterium carries:
- the dnaK gene encoding molecular chaperone DnaK, with protein sequence IAKDGERLVGQVAKRQAVTNPENTVFSIKRFMGRKFDEVSVEARRLPYRVSPASNGDARVDVRGKAYSPPEISAMVLQKLKQAAEDHLGEKVTDAVVTVPAYFNDAARQATKDAGRIAGLTVQRIINEPTAAALAYGLDKKKDETIAVYDFGGGTFDISILEVGDGVVEVKSTNGDTHLGGDDLDERLIDWMVQEFKKTDGIDLSKDRMALQRLKEAAEKAKIELSTVTETDINLPFVTANQSGPRHLAMKLTRAKFEQLIEDLVQRTLGPVTQALADAGLDASKVDEVVLVGGSTRIPRVQQVVRERFGKEPHKGVNPDEVVAVGAAIQGGVLAGEVKDVVLLDVTPLSLGVETLGGVMTTLIPRNTTIPTRKSELFSTATDNQANVDIHVLQGERPLARDNRTLGRFQLAGLPPAPRGIPQIEVAFDIDANGIVSVSAKDQATGTEQRIQITSSSGLSKDEVDRLVRDATAHADEDTKRRELIDARNQADALAYQAEKTVNENRARLSASDLQRIESAINEVRQAVSSEDVPRITRATDQLQHASHSMAQNLHQQPRSDAVGADVREGEVVDSM